One genomic window of Solanum dulcamara chromosome 12, daSolDulc1.2, whole genome shotgun sequence includes the following:
- the LOC129876338 gene encoding probable protein phosphatase 2C 6 encodes MGICYSSSKGKGKCDSKNESKKIDLKLRKNTSSNGDFSTFISKLSGGGGGGGGAEERGLQQIPGRLIGNGASNVGCLYTQQGKKGINQDAMIIWENYCSRSDTTLCGVFDGHGPHGHMVASKVRDYLPILLRSEWETKSCGDQIAVSENGNTNGGLHFDDIVDDDLVESVEAENNEKFPEIHLQIKRSILRAFRSMDKELKLHPSIDCFCSGSTAVTLVMQGQDIFVGNVGDSRAVLATRDKDKSLMAVQLTVDLKPNLPREAARIHKCKGRVFALQDEPEVARVWLPNCDSPGLAMARAFGDFCLKDFGLISVPDVYYHHITERDEFVLLATDGVWDVLSNKEAVDIVASAPSRATAGRALVDCATRAWRLKYPTSKNDDCAVVCLYLNSTPVLDVKMIECQNKLTNSPEAEIKTNTIDIKKLTNSPEVETKLKNSLEMEINTNTIYGHVGRSNTEAISTSQTAGHEDLSTTKADSEIVPVVESQEEQHLHKGLGQSKRSIAEFLSTAQDDEWSALEGITRVNSLLSLPRFLSAEKRSTSWRTKWL; translated from the exons ATGGGAATTTGTTATTCTTCAAGTAAAGGGAAGGGAAAATGTGATAGTAAAAATGAgagtaaaaaaattgatttgaagttgaGAAAGAACACTTCTTCTAATGGTGATTTCAGTACATTTATCAGCAAGTTGAGTGGCGGCGGCGGCGGCGGAGGAGGAGCTGAAGAGAGAGGGCTTCAGCAGATTCCGGGAAGGTTAATTGGGAATGGTGCTAGTAATGTTGGTTGTTTATATACTCAGCAAGGAAAAAAAGGTATCAATCAAGATGCCATGATCATTTGGGAG AATTATTGTTCGAGAAGCGATACAACCCTATGTGGGGTATTTGATGGGCATGGTCCTCATGGTCATATGGTTGCAAGTAAAGTTCGAGATTATCTTCCAATTTTGCTGCGATCAGAGTGGGAAACTAAATCCTGTGGTGATCAAATTGCTGTATCCGAGAATGGAAATACTAATGGAGGCTTACATTTTGATGACATCGTGGATGATGATTTGGTCGAATCAGTGGAAGCTGAGAACAATGAAAAATTCCCAGAAATCCATCTGCAAATTAAGAGGTCAATATTAAGGGCTTTTAGATCAATGGATAAGGAACTGAAGTTACACCCCTCAATTGACTGTTTCTGTAGCGGGTCAACTGCTGTTACTTTGGTAATGCAG GGCCAGGATATATTTGTTGGTAATGTTGGTGACTCGAGAGCAGTTTTGGCGACAAGAGATAAAGACAAGTCCTTAATGGCTGTACAGTTGACAGTAGATTTGAAGCCTAATCTTCCAA GAGAAGCTGCTAGAATCCATAAATGTAAAGGAAGGGTTTTTGCACTGCAAGATGAGCCAGAAGTTGCACGTGTGTGGTTGCCGAACTGTGACTCTCCAGGTTTGGCAATGGCCAGAGCATTTGGTGATTTTTGTCTCAAAGATTTTGGGTTAATTTCTGTACCGGATGTGTATTATCACCACATTACTGAAAGGGATGAATTTGTCCTCCTTGCAACTGATGGG GTTTGGGATGTCCTTTCTAATAAGGAAGCTGTGGATATTGTGGCCTCTGCTCCTAGTCGTGCAACAGCTGGCCGAGCTCTTGTTGACTGTGCTACCAGAGCATGGAGGCTAAAATATCCAACATCAAAGAATGATGACTGTGCTGTAGTATGTCTTTACCTAAACTCCACACCTGTACTTGATGTCAAGATGATAGAATGCCAAAATAAGCTGACAAATTCCCCTGAAGCGGAAATTAAGACAAATACTATAGATATAAAGAAGCTGACAAACTCCCCTGAAGTGGAAACTAAGCTGAAAAATTCCCTTGAAATGGAAATCAACACAAATACTATATATGGACATGTTGGAAGATCAAATACTGAAGCTATTTCAACTTCTCAGACTGCCGGTCATGAAGATCTCAGTACTACCAAGGCTGACAGTGAGATAGTTCCAGTCGTTGAGTCACAGGAAGAACAACATCTGCATAAGGGTCTTGGCCAGTCTAAGAGAAGTATTGCTGAGTTCCTCTCAACTGCACAAGATGATGAATGGTCGGCCCTTGAGGGAATTACCAGGGTTAACAGTCTTCTTAGTCTTCCTAGATTCTTATCTGCTGAAAAAAGGTCTACCAGTTGGAGAACAAAATGGTTATGA
- the LOC129877105 gene encoding cold-responsive protein kinase 1: MACFPLFRRKHHSSTRHASKFDDELSGIKNVTLFSYKQLRMATDDFSPVNKIGEGGFGSVYKGRLKSGKMAAIKVLSSESKQGVREFLTEIKVISDVEHENLVKLYGCCIEDDHRILVYNYLENNSLAQTLLGGGHSSIQFSWRTRTKICIGVAKGLAYLHEQVKPHIIHRDIKASNILLDKDLTPKISDFGLAKLIPPNATHVSTRVAGTIGYLAPEYAIRGQATRKSDVYSYGVLLIEIVTGRCNTNSRLPIDEQYLLERTWQLYERKELVLLVDTSLDGDFDAEQACKFLKIGLLCTQDALKLRPSMSTILKMLTGEVVVDGNKITKPGLISDFMDLKIKNNAPKLRPEQINAAYDYVLSSDNSTTLPSTSSSQGNSTFTTVAYDQSI, translated from the exons ATGGCTTGCTTTCCTTTATTCCGTAGAAAACATCATTCATCAACTAGGCATGCATCCAAATTTGATGATG AGCTCTCTGGCATCAAGAACGTCACTCTTTTCTCCTATAAGCAGTTAAGAATGGCCACAGATGATTTTAGTCCCGTGAATAAAATTGGAGAGGGTGGATTTGGTTCTGTTTATAAG GGAAGGCTAAAAAGTGGAAAGATGGCTGCTATAAAGGTTCTTTCAAGTGAATCAAAGCAGGGTGTCAGGGAGTTCTTGACAGAAATTAAAGTAATTTCAGACGTTGAGCATGAAAATCTAGTCAAACTCTATGGCTGTTGTATAGAAGATGATCACAGGATATTGGTCTACAACTATCTTGAAAATAACAGCCTTGCTCAAACGCTTCTcg GTGGAGGACACAGTAGCATCCAGTTCAGTTGGCGAACAAGGACTAAAATTTGCATTGGAGTTGCAAAGGGGCTAGCTTATCTTCATGAGCAAGTGAAGCCACATATCATTCACCGTGATATCAAAGCAAGTAATATTCTCCTTGACAAAGACTTGACGCCCAAGATTTCAGATTTTGGCTTGGCAAAGCTCATTCCCCCCAATGCTACTCATGTTAGTACACGCGTGGCAGGAACCAT TGGGTATTTGGCACCAGAGTATGCAATTAGAGGCCAGGCAACACGTAAATCCGATGTTTACAGTTATGGTGTTCTTCTGATAGAAATCGTCACTGGAAGATGCAACACAAACTCACGTTTACCTATTGATGAACAATATCTCCTTGAAAGG ACATGGCAACTTTATGAAAGAAAGGAGCTGGTATTGCTAGTAGACACGTCTCTAGACGGGGATTTTGATGCTGAACAGGCCTGCAAGTTCTTGAAGATTGGTCTCCTCTGCACTCAAGATGCCTTAAAGCTGCGGCCATCCATGTCTACTATTCTCAAGATGCTTACCGGTGAGGTGGTTGTCGATGGCAATAAGATAACAAAACCAGGCTTGATCTCTGATTTCATGGATCTCAAGATTAAAAATAATGCGCCTAAACTTCGCCCTGAACAAATTAATGCAGCATATGATTATGTGTTATCTTCAGACAATTCGACAACTTTACCATCCACGAGTTCTTCTCAAGGTAACTCTACGTTCACAACTGTTGCatatgatcaaagcatttga
- the LOC129876337 gene encoding peroxisome biogenesis protein 5 → MAMRDLVTGAPSCGEPSSSSNPLGALANALIGSSSKTQERLKEIPTSVSTSSNGNFLAGVEEPLVSLPGSEFEHPLQPNIQGSQFLQGFRSADQNRLADAWDEIQRPQLPFAHGSQNVTNIPLEHARLLPDLNGPPQQVLSSFLHSFVNSSHGGVPFRPASLPLLGLSEGDKQCIRDRSTIMARHFFADKSEDFINGQVNALLSSLEIDNHVRARGPVPGRYPELEEYWNESLAMKPAPHVADGWINEFAQNRVGHADPNAWVQSFEQQHGANGWASEFEHEQSQLGMVGQMRGANIPNLAAMEQTRMLAHTLAQNNDPKFQNSKFLQFVSKMSRGEISIEENQFKPATISSGDWAAEYEQQHNGGQAWADQFAHEELSRGPQGWVNEFSAEREQHGSVNDEWVSEFSKLNVNDDWADEFGRQVAEGAFGETSADGWAEAYDEYMNEQSALKQQSDASRGVYVFSDLNPYVGHPNPLKEGQELFRKGLLSEAVLALEAEVLKNPENAEGWRLLGIAHAENDDDQQAIAAMMRAQKADPANLEVLLSLGVSHTNELEQQAALKYLYSWLRHHPKYGSIAPQEQPVSFYHADVARLFTDAAQMAPDDADVHIVLGVLYNLSREYDKAIESFKTALKLKPRDYSLWNKLGATQANSVQSSDAILAYQQALDIKPNYVRAWANMGISYANQGMYEDSIRYYVRALAMNPKADNAWQYLRISLSCASRNDMLEACDSRNLDVLQKEFPL, encoded by the exons GAAAGGCTAAAAGAGATCCCTACATCAGTAAGTACATCGTCCAATGGCAACTTCCTTGCGGGTGTTGAAGAACCACTTGTCTCACTTCCAGGATCAGAGTTTGAACATCCACTTCAGCCGAATATTCAG GGTTCCCAATTCCTTCAAGGGTTTCGTTCTGCAGATCAAAATAGGCTCGCTGATGCTTGGGATGAGATACAAAGGCCTCAACTTCCTTTTGCTCATGGAAGTCAGAACGTGACAAACATCCCTTTGGAGCATGCCCGGCTTCTACCAGATTTGAATG GGCCTCCACAACAAGTATTGTCAAGCTTTCTGCACTCGTTTGTCAACAGTAGTCATGGTGGCGTTCCGTTTCGTCCTGCTTCACTGCCATTATTGGGTTTATCAGAAGGTGACAAGCAATGCATACGGGACCGTAGCACGATCATGGCCCGGCATTTTTTTGCTGATAAAAGTGAAGACTTCATAAATGGACAG GTTAATGCTCTATTGTCTTCTTTAGAAATTGATAATCATGTTAGGGCAAGGGGCCCTGTGCCTGGAAGATATCCCGAGCTTGAGGAGTACTGGAATGAGTCATTAGCTATGAAACCTGCGCCTCATGTTGCAGATGGATGGATTAATGAGTTTGCACAGAACCGAGTAGGACATGCTGACCCAAATGCTTGGGTCCAATCATTTGAACAACAACATGGTGCTAATGGCTGGGCATCTGAATTTGAGCAT GAACAATCCCAACTTGGAATGGTTGGTCAAATGAGAGGTGCAAATATTCCCAACCTAGCAGCCATGGAACAAACACGTATGTTGGCCCACACATTAGCTCAAAACAATGACCCAAAATTTCAG AATTCCAAATTTCTCCAATTTGTATCCAAGATGAGTCGTGGTGAAATTTCTATTGAAGAAAATCAATTCAAGCCTGCTACAATTTCTTCTGGGGATTGGGCAGCAGAATATGAACAGCAGCATAATGGAGGTCAAGCATGGGCTGACCAGTTTGCACACGAGGAG CTTTCTCGTGGACCACAAGGGTGGGTGAATGAGTTTTCCGCTGAACGTGAGCAGCATGGATCTGTAAATGATGAGTGGGTAAGTGAATTTTCAAAGTTGAATGTGAATGATGATTGGGCAGATGAATTTGGGCGTCAAGTTGCCGAAGGAGCGTTTGGTGAAACCTCTGCTGATGGCTGGGCAGAGGCTTATGATGA GTATATGAACGAGCAATCTGCTCTCAAGCAGCAATCAGACGCATCAAGGGGAGTTTATGTGTTCTCTGATCTGAACCCTTATGTTGGTCATCCTAACCCTCTAAAAGAAGGGCAAGAATTGTTCCGTAAGGGTCTCTTAAGTGAAGCAGTTCTTGCTTTGGAGGCTGAAGTCTTGAAGAACCCTGAAAATGCTGAGGGTTGGAGGTTACTTGGCATAGCACATGCTGAAAACGATGATGATCAGCAG GCTATAGCTGCTATGATGCGGGCACAGAAGGCTGATCCCGCAAATCTGGAAGTTCTTCTCTCCCTTGGAGTAAGTCATACAAATG AACTGGAGCAACAAGCTGCATTGAAGTATTTGTATAGTTGGTTACGCCACCACCCAAAGTATGGGAGTATCGCCCCTCAGGAGCAGCCCGTTTCTTTCTATCATGCTGAT GTAGCTAGATTGTTTACAGATGCAGCTCAAATGGCACCTGACGATGCTGATGTACACATAGTACTTGGGGTGTTATACAATCTATCAAGAGAATATGACAAAGCTATAGAGTCTTTTAAGACAGCATTAAAGCTCAAACCTAGGGACTACTCACTCTGGAATAAGCTTGGTGCAACACAAGCTAACAGTGTGCAGAGTTCTGATGCAATATTGGCTTATCAGCAG GCGCTAGATATAAAGCCTAACTATGTACGTGCATGGGCAAACATGGGCATCAGTTATGCCAACCAG GGTATGTATGAGGATTCCATCCGTTATTATGTCCGGGCACTAGCAATGAATCCCAAGGCAGACAACGCCTGGCAATATTTGAGAATATCTCTGAG CTGTGCATCTCGAAATGATATGTTGGAGGCATGTGACTCGCGGAATCTTGATGTTCTTCAGAAGGAGTTCCCTCTGTGA